The Corynebacterium halotolerans YIM 70093 = DSM 44683 region GCTGCTCACCGACGTTCGCGTAGACCGGTCCCCCGGAGTCGCCGGCGCGGGCGCACACCCGGGCGGTGCCGGCTACCGCGGTGACCTCGACGCCGTCGTCGTTGACCAGCAGTTCCCGGGTGTGGCTCAGCAATGGCTCCCCGCACGTGTGTCCGGTGGTGGTGCCGTACTTGCAGACCTGCGCGGGCAGGTCGTCCACGCGGTCGGCGAGCAGGGTGGGCGCGGCCGGATCCGGGGCGCTCATCCAACGGGCGGGATCGGTGATCTCGATGATGCCGACGTCGAGTTCGGAGGACTCCGCCCCGTAGAGACCGGAGTAGGTGAAGTGTCCGACGGGGGCGCTGAAGTCCACCTCAGCCCCGTCATTGGTGGCCCACACCAGGTCGCCGGGGCTGCCGCAGTGCGCGGCCGTGACGGCCCAGCTGGTCTCGGGTGTGGTGAAGCTGTAGGCGACGGTGCAGTGCCCGACCTGCACCACTTCACCGGGCACCGGTGCGTGGTCGGTGATGGTGATGGAGGTGCCCGGTGCCCAGGGGCTGGCCTCGGGGACGCGCAGCGTGGTCGCCGGCTGCGGCTCCTGTCCTGGCTCGGCGACGAGCGTGGGGGTGTCCGGCACGGCCCCGGATACCGCGGTCACCGACTGCGCCAGCCGGCCGTTCTGGTCGACGCCGATCAGGATGACGACTGCGACGAGGGCCAGCAGGACCGCACCGGCACCCGCCCAGGTTGAGGTTTTCACGTCTGGTGCGGCCTAGTCGTCGGTGTTCTGCCCGTCCTGTGCCTCGCCCGTGGCGCTCTCCCCCGCCTCGTTTTCAGCGGCCTCGGCGGCTTCGGCCGCCGCCTGCGCCTTGATCTGCTCGGCGAACTTCTCCGGATCGAACTCCTGGAAGTACTCCTGCGGCATGTGGTGCATCTGGCCCATGTTGTCCTACCTCACCTCGGTGTTGTTGATCGATTCCATGATGAACTGCTTGACCTTCTCGACGTCGTTCGGCAGCTCCGCGACGTGCCGATCCGCCTCCAGAATGCCCGCGAAACGTTCGGGAACCGCCGGCTCGCGGCCGATCGCGGCGTCGATGGTCTCGGCGAACTTCACCGGCAGGGCGGTCTCCAGGCAGACGATCGGGGTGTCGACGTCGACAGCCCACGAGCGGGCGGCCTTGATGCCGTCGGCGGTGTGCGGGTCGATGAGCACACCGAGACGCTCATGACAGTCGCGGATGGTCTCGAGCCGGTCGGAGTGCGTGGACCGGGAGGACAGGAAGCCGAACCTGCCGACCGCGGCGGCGAAGGCGGGGTCGTCGGCAAGTGAGAACCCGCCCTGGCGCACCCGGGTGCCGAAGAGCTCGGCGGTGCGCCCGGCGTCGCGTCCGAGGAGGTCGAAGATGAAGCGTTCGAAGTTCGACGCACGCGAGATGTCCATCGACGGCGAGGACGTCTTGTGCGTGTCGGCGGCGGAGCGCACCCGGTAGGCGCCGGTGCGGAAGAAGTCGTCGAGCACGTCGTTTTCGTTGGTGGCCACGATCAACCGGTCGATGGGCAGGCCCATCTGGCGGGCGACATGGCCGGCGCAGATATTGCCGAAATTGCCCGTGGGCACCGAGAAAGAAATCTGCTGGTCATTGGTCTCGGTGATCTTCAACCAGGTGGAGACGTAGTAGACCACCTGGGCAACCAGCCGCGCCCAGTTGATGGAGTTCACCGCCCCGATGCGGTACTCACGCTTGAACTCGGCATCGCCCGACACGGCCTTGACGATGTCCTGGCAGTCGTCGAAGACACCGTCGACGGCGATATTGAAGATATTCGGATCATCCAGCCCGAACATCTGCGCCTGCTGGAACGGCGTCATCCGCCCCGCCGGGGTCAGCATGAACACCCGGATACCGGTGCGCCCGCGCATGGCGTACTCCGCCGAGGAACCCGTGTCCCCCGACGTCGCACCCAGGATGTTCATGGTCTCACCGCGGCGGCCGAGCTCGTACTCGAACAGCTCACCGAGCAGCTGCATCGCCATGTCCTTGAACGCGGCCGTCGGCCCCTCCGAGAGGTGGCCGAGGTACAGCTGCCCCTCCAGGCGGGTCACGGGGACAATCTCCTCGCTCGCGAACTTCGACGAGGTGTAGGCGCGGGCCGTCATCGCCTCGATGTCCTCGGCCGGAATGTCGTCGATGAAAAGCTTGAGCACCTCGGCGGCCAGCGCGGCATAGCCCTTCTCCGCCAGCAGGGTCCGCCACTGCGTCAACGTGGCGTCATCCAGCTGCGGATACTCCGCAGGCAGATAGAGCCCACCATCCGGGGCGAGACCACCGAGCAGGATGTCGGCGAACCCGACCGGGGTGCGGGAGGCGTCGCGGGTCGAAATATAGTGCACGCCGACCACCTTACGTGGACACCCCCGCATCCTTCCCGCGGCGCTCCCCCGGGCACCGCATCGGCCCCGGGGAGCAGGGTGTTGCTAGCGGACCTCGGTGCCCTCGATCGAGTCGATGATGAACTGCTTGACCTTCTCGACGTCGTTCGGCAGGTCGGTGACGTGACGCTCGGCGTCGAGGATGCCCGCGAAACGCTCCGGGATCTCGGGCTCCTGGCCCGTGGCCTCGACGATGGTTTCGGCGAACTTCACCGGCAGGGCGGTCTCCAGGCAGACGATCGGGGTGTCGACGTCCTTGCGCCAGTCGCGGGCGACGAACACACCGTCGGCGGTGTGCGGGTCAATCATGACGCCGAGCCGCTCCCAGGTGTCCTTGATCGTGGCCACCCGGTCGGCGTGGGTGGACTTGCCGGCACCAAACCCGAACTCGTCGATGACGTCCATCATGATCCTGTCCTCGGCCAGGGAGAAGCCCCCCTGCGTGTGCGCGGTGTCCAGGAGGAACCGCACGCGGGCGGCGTCGCCCTCAAGCAGGTCATAGAGGAAACGCTCGAAGTTCGACGCGCGGGAGATGTCCATCGAAGGCGAGGAGGTGGCCACGGTCTTCTCCGCGGTGCGGGGGCGGTAGTAGCCGGTGCGGAAGAACTCCTCGAGCACGTCGTTTTCGTTGGTGGCCACGATCAACCGGTCGATGGGCAGGCCCATCTGGCGGGCGACATGGCCGGCGCAGATATTGCCGAAATTGCCCGTGGGCACCGAGAAAGAAATCTGCTGGTCATTGGTCTCGGTGATCTTCAACCAGGTGGAGACGTAGTAGACCACCTGGGCAACCAGCCGCGCCCAGTTGATGGAGTTCACCGCCCCGATGCGGTACTCACGCTTGAACTCGGCATCGCCCGACACGGCCTTGACGATGTCCTGGCAGTCGTCGAAGACACCGTCGACGGCGATATTGAAGATATTCGGATCATCCAGCCCGAACATCTGCGCCTGCTGGAACGGCGTCATCCGCCCCGCCGGGGTCAGCATGAACACCCGGATACCGGTGCGCCCGCGCATGGCGTACTCCGCCGAGGAACCCGTGTCCCCCGACGTCGCACCGAGGATGTTCATGGTCTCACCGCGGCGGCCGAGCTCGTACTCGAACAGCTCACCGAGCAGCTGCATGGCCATGTCCTTGAACGCGGCCGTCGGCCCCTCCGAGAGGTGGCCGAGGTACAGCTGCCCCTCCAGGCGGGTCACGGGGACAATCTCCTCGCTCGCGAACTTCGACGAGGTGTAGGCGCGGGCCGTCATCGCCTCGATGTCCTCGGCCGGAATGTCGTCGATGAAAAGCTTGAGCACCTCGGCGGCCAGCGCGGCATAGCCCTTCTCCGCCAGCAGGGTCCGCCACTGCGTCAACGTGGCGTCATCCAGCTGCGGATACTCCGCAGGCAGATAGAGCCCACCATCCGGGGCGAGACCACCGAGCAGGATGTCGGCGAACTTGGCGGGCGTACTGGAAGCGTCTCGAGTTGAAATGTAATCCACGTCCCACACCCTACGTTGGGCCCCAGACCCCCGCGCCCCCACTCACCCCCTACCGTGGGCGGTCGAGGCCCCGGACCGGACACAACCGCCCCCCTGTCGTGTAGTAGAATCTCCGACTGTTCCGGGCATGCCCGGAGCACGCACGGAAACCACA contains the following coding sequences:
- a CDS encoding trypsin-like serine protease translates to MKTSTWAGAGAVLLALVAVVILIGVDQNGRLAQSVTAVSGAVPDTPTLVAEPGQEPQPATTLRVPEASPWAPGTSITITDHAPVPGEVVQVGHCTVAYSFTTPETSWAVTAAHCGSPGDLVWATNDGAEVDFSAPVGHFTYSGLYGAESSELDVGIIEITDPARWMSAPDPAAPTLLADRVDDLPAQVCKYGTTTGHTCGEPLLSHTRELLVNDDGVEVTAVAGTARVCARAGDSGGPVYANVGEQRVIVGLVSGTRDAITGTGCEGPDAGEMTMSYTPMPRIQDLVDRVVPGAQFETRML
- the thrC gene encoding threonine synthase; this encodes MHYISTRDASRTPVGFADILLGGLAPDGGLYLPAEYPQLDDATLTQWRTLLAEKGYAALAAEVLKLFIDDIPAEDIEAMTARAYTSSKFASEEIVPVTRLEGQLYLGHLSEGPTAAFKDMAMQLLGELFEYELGRRGETMNILGATSGDTGSSAEYAMRGRTGIRVFMLTPAGRMTPFQQAQMFGLDDPNIFNIAVDGVFDDCQDIVKAVSGDAEFKREYRIGAVNSINWARLVAQVVYYVSTWLKITETNDQQISFSVPTGNFGNICAGHVARQMGLPIDRLIVATNENDVLDDFFRTGAYRVRSAADTHKTSSPSMDISRASNFERFIFDLLGRDAGRTAELFGTRVRQGGFSLADDPAFAAAVGRFGFLSSRSTHSDRLETIRDCHERLGVLIDPHTADGIKAARSWAVDVDTPIVCLETALPVKFAETIDAAIGREPAVPERFAGILEADRHVAELPNDVEKVKQFIMESINNTEVR
- the thrC gene encoding threonine synthase — protein: MDYISTRDASSTPAKFADILLGGLAPDGGLYLPAEYPQLDDATLTQWRTLLAEKGYAALAAEVLKLFIDDIPAEDIEAMTARAYTSSKFASEEIVPVTRLEGQLYLGHLSEGPTAAFKDMAMQLLGELFEYELGRRGETMNILGATSGDTGSSAEYAMRGRTGIRVFMLTPAGRMTPFQQAQMFGLDDPNIFNIAVDGVFDDCQDIVKAVSGDAEFKREYRIGAVNSINWARLVAQVVYYVSTWLKITETNDQQISFSVPTGNFGNICAGHVARQMGLPIDRLIVATNENDVLEEFFRTGYYRPRTAEKTVATSSPSMDISRASNFERFLYDLLEGDAARVRFLLDTAHTQGGFSLAEDRIMMDVIDEFGFGAGKSTHADRVATIKDTWERLGVMIDPHTADGVFVARDWRKDVDTPIVCLETALPVKFAETIVEATGQEPEIPERFAGILDAERHVTDLPNDVEKVKQFIIDSIEGTEVR